A portion of the Epinephelus moara isolate mb chromosome 4, YSFRI_EMoa_1.0, whole genome shotgun sequence genome contains these proteins:
- the LOC126388980 gene encoding non-histone chromosomal protein HMG-14A-like yields MPKRKNASATGDERDEPQRRSARLSARPAPPKPEPKVKKAAKKEKAVNDKKEDKKTKKAKENAEAEANEENHSENGEAKTNEVEAAPEEAKEEAKSE; encoded by the exons ATGCCCAAGAGAAAG aaCGCATCAGCAACAGGAGACGAAAGGGATGAG CCCCAGAGGAGATCAGCTCGGTTATCAGCG AGACCGGCCCCACCCAAGCCGGAACCAAAGGTCAAGAAGGCAGCAAAG AAAGAAAAGGCTGTGAACGACAAGAAGGAGGACAAGAAGACCAAGAAGGCAAAGGAGAACGCAGAGGCGGAGGCAAACGAGGAAAACCACTCTGAGAACGGAGAGGCCAAGACCAACGAG GTGGAGGCAGCCCCCGAGGAGGCCAAGGAGGAGGCCAAGTCCGAGTAG